The Lentzea guizhouensis genome contains a region encoding:
- a CDS encoding DUF2537 domain-containing protein — translation MELRVRDGRAVLAGEDETGEREVDPHSLPLGADLAEALHEWAKVADAVVRTETPADGVASALVRRRGKQLAGRLAAVMNAPVRYTDPVSGELVSVDAPEEVERAAVQTVVGEEQEVEPTPWGTGLTVSFITAAIVTVTVVSLSLGLGETSRWLALIANVLVVGGLAPSVWLGRKVPVWRWVSYGVVTGVLVAWVVLILTLL, via the coding sequence GTGGAGTTGCGAGTTCGGGACGGCCGCGCCGTGCTCGCCGGGGAGGACGAGACCGGCGAGCGTGAGGTCGACCCGCACAGCCTGCCCCTCGGCGCTGATCTGGCCGAGGCCTTGCACGAGTGGGCGAAGGTCGCGGATGCCGTTGTGCGCACCGAGACGCCTGCTGACGGGGTGGCCAGTGCTCTGGTCAGGAGGCGGGGGAAGCAGCTCGCGGGCAGACTTGCGGCCGTCATGAACGCTCCGGTGCGGTACACGGACCCCGTCAGTGGCGAGTTGGTCAGTGTGGACGCGCCGGAGGAGGTGGAGCGTGCGGCCGTTCAGACGGTGGTGGGAGAGGAGCAGGAAGTTGAGCCGACGCCTTGGGGGACGGGGCTCACGGTCAGCTTCATCACGGCGGCCATCGTCACGGTGACGGTGGTGTCGTTGTCGCTCGGGCTTGGTGAGACCAGCAGGTGGTTGGCGCTCATCGCGAACGTGTTGGTCGTGGGTGGGCTGGCGCCGAGTGTGTGGCTCGGGCGCAAGGTGCCTGTGTGGCGGTGGGTGTCGTACGGCGTGGTGACCGGGGTGCTGGTGGCCTGGGTCGTGTTGATCCTGACGCTGCTCTAG
- a CDS encoding TrmH family RNA methyltransferase: MATVIEINDPADPRLDDFRDLSTADRRPDRPGGRGLVIAEGVVVVERLLASPYPVRGLLGVRRRVEALDLSELDVPAYVTSAEVMASVVGFHLNRGVLAAADRAPAVDLDALTDTAQRLAVLEGVGDHENLGSIFRNAAALGVDGVILGPGCSDPLYRRSVRVSMGHVLRVPFATTDQWPATLNMLRQKGYTVAALTPHPSALHLADAGLRGRRVAVLLGSEGPGLTDEAIAAADLAVRIPMSSGVDSLNVATAGAVAFYALL; this comes from the coding sequence GTGGCAACAGTGATCGAGATCAACGACCCGGCCGACCCCCGGCTGGACGACTTCCGCGACCTGTCGACGGCCGACCGCAGGCCCGACCGGCCGGGCGGACGCGGTCTCGTCATCGCCGAGGGCGTGGTCGTGGTGGAACGCCTGCTGGCCTCCCCGTACCCGGTCCGCGGACTGCTCGGCGTGCGCCGCCGAGTTGAGGCGCTCGACCTCTCTGAGCTGGACGTTCCTGCTTACGTGACGTCAGCAGAGGTTATGGCGTCGGTCGTCGGTTTCCACTTGAACCGGGGTGTACTGGCCGCCGCCGACAGGGCCCCGGCCGTCGACCTGGACGCCCTGACGGACACCGCCCAGCGCCTCGCCGTGCTGGAGGGCGTGGGCGACCACGAGAACCTGGGTTCGATCTTCCGCAACGCCGCCGCCCTGGGCGTGGACGGCGTCATCCTGGGCCCCGGCTGCAGCGACCCCCTGTACCGTCGCAGCGTCCGCGTCTCCATGGGACACGTCCTGCGCGTGCCGTTCGCTACCACAGATCAGTGGCCCGCGACGCTGAACATGTTGCGGCAAAAGGGTTATACGGTTGCCGCCCTCACCCCGCACCCGTCCGCCCTGCACCTTGCGGACGCCGGTCTGCGCGGCCGCCGCGTGGCCGTCCTCCTCGGCTCGGAAGGCCCCGGCCTCACCGACGAGGCCATCGCCGCCGCCGACCTGGCCGTCCGCATCCCGATGTCCTCAGGCGTGGACTCCCTGAACGTCGCCACCGCCGGCGCCGTCGCCTTCTACGCGCTTCTTTGA
- a CDS encoding ABC-F family ATP-binding cassette domain-containing protein encodes MSVLTARNISLSFGPRTVIAEVDLDVSPGERVGLIAPNGVGKSTLLRLLAGELVPETGTISSTATVAHLTQETLHLAGESLRDHLARRTGVGAAEARLQRAAEALAEGGGEDYPDALDHWTAIGAGDFDERAEAVCDRLGLPADLLDGRAPDQLSGGQQARLRLAAVLLTRAGVLLLDEPTNDLDVAGLDLLESHVRGYPGAIVLVSHDREFLARTTTAIAELDEFTHGITVFGGGWDAYVEEKANADRRAHEEYETYAAKRDSLAQRSRQTKEWSRKGVRKATNAKALNDEPGRNVRAGRKRAAESLGAKASVVDRQLARLGEVDEPREAWELRLTLPSAGRGSSVAFTLRQAVVSRGDVSLGPVDLTIGAGERWRITGANGTGKSTLLGALLGRIPLESGERSIGPGVVVGEVDQLRAEFSSAEPVVRIVAAATGLEEVAVRTLLAKFRVGADAVLRPARELSPGERTRAGLALLQARGTNCLVLDEPTNHLDLPAIDQLEQALETYEGTLLLVTHDRRLASAVRVDHEINVRDLLTFPRAKGGRYGA; translated from the coding sequence GTGTCCGTGCTGACAGCCAGGAATATTTCGCTGTCGTTCGGTCCGAGGACCGTGATCGCGGAGGTAGATCTCGATGTTTCGCCTGGTGAACGCGTCGGCCTGATCGCGCCGAACGGCGTCGGCAAGTCCACGTTGCTGCGGCTGCTGGCCGGAGAGCTGGTCCCGGAGACCGGAACGATCTCCAGCACCGCAACCGTGGCCCATCTGACGCAGGAGACCCTCCACCTCGCCGGGGAGTCGTTGCGCGACCACCTCGCCCGCCGCACCGGCGTCGGCGCGGCCGAGGCGCGGCTGCAACGCGCGGCGGAGGCGCTCGCGGAAGGCGGCGGCGAGGACTACCCGGACGCACTCGACCACTGGACCGCCATCGGTGCCGGTGACTTCGACGAACGCGCGGAAGCCGTCTGCGACCGCCTCGGCCTGCCCGCCGACCTGCTCGACGGCCGCGCGCCGGACCAGCTCTCCGGCGGCCAGCAGGCCCGGCTGCGGCTGGCGGCCGTGCTGCTCACCCGCGCAGGCGTGCTGCTGCTCGACGAGCCGACGAACGACCTCGACGTGGCCGGTCTCGACCTCCTGGAGTCGCACGTGCGCGGCTACCCCGGCGCAATCGTGCTGGTCAGCCACGACCGGGAGTTCCTCGCGCGCACCACGACCGCGATCGCCGAGCTCGACGAGTTCACCCACGGCATCACGGTGTTCGGTGGCGGCTGGGACGCCTACGTCGAGGAGAAGGCGAACGCGGACCGCCGTGCGCACGAGGAGTACGAGACCTACGCGGCCAAGCGCGACTCGCTCGCCCAGCGGTCGCGGCAGACAAAGGAGTGGTCGCGCAAGGGCGTGCGGAAGGCCACGAACGCCAAGGCGCTCAACGACGAACCGGGCCGCAACGTCCGAGCCGGGCGCAAGCGCGCCGCGGAGTCGCTCGGCGCCAAGGCGTCCGTTGTGGACCGTCAGCTGGCGCGGCTGGGGGAGGTCGACGAGCCGCGTGAGGCCTGGGAGCTGCGGCTGACCCTGCCGAGCGCGGGACGGGGCAGCTCGGTCGCGTTCACGTTGCGCCAGGCCGTGGTCAGCCGCGGCGACGTGTCGCTGGGCCCGGTCGACCTCACGATCGGCGCGGGGGAGCGGTGGCGGATCACCGGCGCGAACGGGACCGGCAAGTCGACGTTGCTGGGCGCGCTGCTCGGCCGCATCCCGCTGGAGTCCGGCGAACGCTCGATCGGGCCGGGAGTCGTGGTCGGCGAGGTCGACCAGTTGCGGGCGGAGTTCAGCTCCGCCGAGCCGGTCGTGCGGATCGTGGCGGCCGCGACGGGCCTGGAGGAGGTCGCGGTGCGCACGTTGCTGGCGAAGTTCCGGGTCGGCGCCGACGCCGTGCTGCGCCCCGCCCGTGAGCTCTCGCCGGGCGAACGCACCCGAGCGGGCCTGGCGCTGCTGCAAGCGCGCGGCACGAACTGTTTGGTCCTCGACGAACCGACCAACCACTTGGATTTGCCGGCTATCGACCAGCTCGAACAGGCCCTGGAGACCTACGAGGGAACGTTGCTGCTGGTCACGCACGATCGGAGGCTCGCTTCGGCCGTGCGGGTGGACCACGAGATCAACGTGCGCGACCTCCTCACGTTTCCACGCGCTAAGGGTGGAAGATATGGAGCATGA
- a CDS encoding superoxide dismutase, whose protein sequence is MAQYVLPDLDYDYGDLEPAIIGEINELHHGKHHAAYVKGANDTLEQIEEARDKESFGSIVGLETTLAFHLAGHALHQVWWKNLSPNGGDKPVGELAAAIDEHFGSFDKFRGQLNAAASSIQGSGWGVLAWEPIGQKLVTLQLKDHHSNLSIATTPLLAFDIWEHAYYLQYRNLKADYISALWNVVNWEDVSARFEAARAGQNGLQLG, encoded by the coding sequence ATGGCCCAGTACGTGCTGCCGGATCTCGACTACGACTACGGCGACCTGGAGCCGGCGATCATCGGCGAGATCAACGAGCTGCACCACGGCAAGCACCACGCGGCTTACGTCAAGGGCGCGAACGACACGCTGGAGCAGATCGAGGAGGCCCGCGACAAGGAGTCCTTCGGCTCCATCGTCGGCCTCGAGACGACGCTGGCGTTCCACCTGGCCGGCCACGCGCTGCACCAGGTGTGGTGGAAGAACCTCAGCCCGAACGGTGGCGACAAGCCGGTCGGCGAGCTGGCCGCCGCCATCGACGAGCACTTCGGCTCGTTCGACAAGTTCCGCGGCCAGCTGAACGCCGCCGCGTCCTCGATCCAGGGTTCCGGCTGGGGCGTCCTCGCCTGGGAGCCGATCGGCCAGAAGCTGGTCACGCTGCAGCTCAAGGACCACCACTCGAACCTGTCGATCGCGACCACGCCGCTGCTCGCGTTCGACATCTGGGAGCACGCGTACTACCTGCAGTACCGCAACCTCAAGGCGGACTACATCAGCGCGCTGTGGAACGTCGTCAACTGGGAGGACGTCTCCGCCCGCTTCGAGGCCGCCCGCGCGGGTCAGAACGGCCTGCAGCTCGGCTAG
- a CDS encoding ABC transporter permease: MVITTDWVRLLIVCVVFTAAAAGVAWATDLTRPLPFLKAAVRAVLQLAAVSAVITFVLAHLGLTGAFLVVMATVATATAARRTETGWQGAWVGVAVLIGTVPALGLLIGLGLVPIKGIALVPIGGILIGGAMTTTTLSVRRALDTLKDRHGEYEAALALGFVEPVAARFLVRKPAAEALLPPLDQTRTVGLVTLPGAFVGMLLGGAPVWQAGALQLLVLLALLAVEVAAVATVVELVARGLVRRASQEGEVRLT, encoded by the coding sequence ATGGTCATCACCACCGACTGGGTCCGGCTGCTGATCGTCTGCGTCGTCTTCACGGCAGCCGCCGCCGGAGTCGCGTGGGCCACCGATCTCACCAGGCCCCTCCCGTTCCTCAAGGCCGCCGTCCGCGCGGTGCTGCAGCTCGCCGCCGTCAGCGCGGTGATCACGTTCGTCCTCGCCCACCTGGGGCTCACCGGTGCGTTCCTGGTGGTGATGGCGACCGTGGCGACGGCGACCGCGGCCAGGCGCACGGAGACCGGCTGGCAGGGGGCCTGGGTGGGCGTGGCCGTGCTGATCGGCACGGTGCCGGCGCTCGGGCTGCTGATCGGGCTGGGGCTCGTGCCGATCAAGGGGATCGCGCTGGTCCCGATCGGCGGGATCCTCATCGGTGGCGCCATGACCACCACGACGCTGTCGGTCCGCAGGGCGCTCGACACGCTCAAGGACCGCCACGGCGAGTACGAGGCCGCGCTGGCGCTGGGGTTCGTCGAACCGGTGGCGGCGAGGTTCCTCGTCCGCAAGCCGGCCGCCGAGGCGTTGCTGCCGCCGCTCGACCAGACCAGGACGGTCGGGCTGGTCACCCTTCCGGGTGCTTTTGTCGGGATGCTGCTCGGCGGGGCGCCAGTCTGGCAGGCGGGTGCGTTGCAGCTGCTGGTGCTGCTGGCCCTGCTCGCGGTGGAGGTGGCCGCCGTCGCGACCGTGGTCGAGCTGGTCGCGAGGGGTCTGGTGCGCAGGGCTTCCCAAGAAGGAGAAGTTAGGCTAACCTAA
- a CDS encoding ergot alkaloid biosynthesis protein, whose product MTVLVIGGTGTTGSRVAQRLDHPRIASRRTGFDWYRPETYEPALDGTTAVYLIPPVGEIDPAPHVQRFLDASGDRRVVLLSSSALPHDPNAQLVKQLPEWTVLRPSWFMQNFVGDHAVAQGIRQGEIVTATGDGRVAFVDADDIAAVAARALTGEPHNTEHVITGPRAISYAEAAAIITEHTGVEVRHRSISAAELAERLESHVPAQFAALLAALDEGIANGAEDRVTTTVEDVTGRPATSFEAFVAEHRDRW is encoded by the coding sequence GTGACCGTCCTCGTCATCGGCGGCACCGGCACGACCGGCAGCCGCGTCGCGCAACGGCTCGACCACCCGCGCATCGCCTCGCGCCGCACTGGGTTCGACTGGTACCGCCCGGAGACCTACGAACCCGCGCTCGACGGCACCACGGCCGTCTACCTCATCCCGCCCGTCGGCGAGATCGACCCGGCGCCGCACGTCCAGCGCTTCCTCGACGCGTCGGGTGACCGCAGGGTCGTGCTGCTCAGCTCGTCCGCGCTGCCGCACGACCCGAACGCCCAGCTCGTCAAGCAGCTTCCGGAGTGGACGGTCCTGCGCCCGTCGTGGTTCATGCAGAACTTCGTGGGCGACCACGCCGTCGCACAGGGCATCAGGCAGGGCGAGATCGTCACGGCCACGGGTGACGGCCGCGTCGCCTTCGTGGACGCCGACGACATCGCAGCGGTGGCAGCACGAGCGCTCACCGGGGAGCCGCACAACACCGAGCACGTGATCACCGGGCCGCGGGCGATCAGCTACGCCGAAGCTGCCGCGATCATCACGGAGCACACCGGCGTCGAGGTCCGGCACCGCTCGATCAGCGCGGCCGAACTGGCCGAGCGCCTCGAAAGCCACGTGCCGGCCCAGTTCGCCGCCCTGCTCGCCGCGCTCGACGAGGGCATCGCGAACGGCGCGGAGGACCGCGTGACCACCACTGTCGAGGACGTCACAGGGCGTCCGGCCACATCGTTCGAGGCATTCGTGGCTGAGCACCGCGACCGGTGGTAA
- a CDS encoding nuclear transport factor 2 family protein, which translates to MIDQALDLLLKKDMAGFAGLWAEDGRMEFPFAPEGWPQEVSGRQAIHDYLRDYPKMIDVQDIPWRKVHVTADPDVTVAEFDLEGQVVATGKPYRYRYIVVITARDGQIVEWRDYWNPLAAGELA; encoded by the coding sequence ATGATCGACCAAGCGCTCGACCTGTTGCTCAAGAAGGACATGGCGGGGTTCGCCGGCCTGTGGGCCGAGGACGGGCGGATGGAGTTCCCGTTCGCGCCCGAAGGCTGGCCCCAAGAGGTCAGCGGCCGCCAAGCGATCCACGACTACCTGCGCGACTACCCGAAGATGATCGACGTCCAGGACATCCCCTGGCGGAAGGTGCACGTGACGGCCGACCCGGACGTCACGGTGGCCGAGTTCGACCTCGAGGGCCAGGTGGTCGCGACCGGCAAGCCGTACCGCTACCGGTACATCGTGGTGATCACCGCGCGGGACGGGCAGATCGTCGAGTGGCGCGACTACTGGAACCCGCTCGCCGCAGGGGAGCTGGCGTGA
- a CDS encoding TetR/AcrR family transcriptional regulator has product MTKRAPTGAAVLQPHVTAAISEAVLDELASSGYGRLSMEAVAKRAGVGKSALYRRWPSKQDMVIAVLAELSVPAAEVPQTGSLRADLRAMLQAVHDWLTHHRIAAILPDLIAEGGRNSALSDAIAIGVGQPRRDIASVTLTRAVERGELPADLNVDVALDVLAGPIYWRLVVRRAPVDEAYLDELTEFLLRSLG; this is encoded by the coding sequence GTGACCAAACGCGCCCCCACCGGAGCAGCCGTCCTGCAGCCGCACGTCACCGCCGCGATCTCCGAGGCCGTGCTGGACGAGCTGGCCTCGTCCGGCTACGGCCGCCTGTCGATGGAAGCCGTGGCCAAACGGGCGGGCGTCGGCAAGAGCGCGCTGTACCGGCGCTGGCCGTCCAAGCAGGACATGGTGATCGCCGTGCTGGCAGAGCTGAGCGTGCCGGCCGCCGAGGTCCCGCAGACGGGTTCGTTGCGCGCCGACCTGCGCGCGATGCTGCAGGCGGTGCACGACTGGCTGACGCACCACCGGATCGCGGCGATCCTGCCGGACCTGATCGCCGAGGGCGGCCGCAACTCGGCGCTGTCCGATGCGATCGCGATCGGCGTGGGCCAGCCGCGGCGCGACATCGCGTCGGTGACGCTGACGCGGGCGGTGGAGCGCGGGGAGCTGCCGGCGGACCTCAACGTGGACGTGGCGCTGGACGTGCTGGCGGGGCCGATCTACTGGCGGCTGGTGGTGCGGCGGGCACCGGTGGACGAGGCGTACCTGGACGAGCTGACGGAGTTCCTGCTGAGGTCGCTGGGCTGA
- a CDS encoding DUF2530 domain-containing protein has protein sequence MSERDSAPSPPPLPHRLADPVPVVLGGTALWFLGFLVVLVVDRANSLLLWTTLCGGLLGIIGYGVFYWQRRAARRGSRGAQQGLDES, from the coding sequence GTGTCCGAACGCGACTCCGCCCCCAGCCCGCCGCCGCTGCCGCACCGGCTGGCCGACCCCGTGCCTGTGGTGCTCGGGGGAACGGCGCTGTGGTTCCTCGGTTTTCTCGTGGTGCTCGTGGTCGACCGCGCGAACAGCCTGCTGCTCTGGACGACCCTGTGCGGCGGTCTGCTCGGGATCATCGGGTACGGAGTCTTCTACTGGCAACGCCGGGCGGCGAGGCGAGGGTCACGCGGGGCGCAGCAGGGGCTCGACGAGTCCTAG